One genomic segment of Halomarina pelagica includes these proteins:
- a CDS encoding extracellular solute-binding protein gives MSSNSERSSRLGRRAFVATAGAAGVAGLAGCMGGNSGTKSGGGGGKNGTTTVEFWTLFGGGDGKAMKQMVGTFNEQHDSVQIKRQRLPWDQYYNKLYTALTGGNPPDLAVVHATRLAKYADVVEPLGDMAGSNVGDKYVSSIWKKMNVDGKRLALPLDTHPAGYWYNKDIFEQAGLDPEKPPESAEEFERACNAIVEKTGKLAFSPAPYGMTELLRDYFLRLRQLDGRLLTEDGKKAAFDSQKGVEVAEYLAKVSGTWNWDKASIGNNRGTKAFRAGDLAILQNGTWYYSVAEQQDFDYGMFRPFVQPGKVQNATWANSHTLAIPRNPKRSDAASEAAVTAAKWLTQEGGLTWGTVAGHLPASQSALEADELRNATVWKKSLKTFYEIAKADEIAYVPRNEKVTEYKEPIMKNLSQIYTQKVPPKQGISQAAKRVDQILSS, from the coding sequence ATGTCAAGCAATAGCGAGAGGTCGTCGCGCCTCGGCAGGCGCGCCTTCGTGGCGACCGCCGGTGCGGCCGGCGTCGCCGGACTCGCAGGCTGTATGGGCGGGAACAGCGGTACGAAGTCCGGCGGAGGCGGCGGGAAGAACGGGACCACCACCGTCGAGTTCTGGACGCTCTTCGGCGGCGGGGACGGGAAGGCGATGAAGCAGATGGTCGGGACGTTCAACGAGCAGCACGACTCCGTCCAGATCAAGCGACAGCGCCTCCCCTGGGATCAGTACTACAACAAGCTCTACACGGCGCTGACCGGAGGTAACCCGCCGGACCTGGCGGTCGTCCACGCGACGCGCCTCGCGAAGTACGCCGACGTGGTCGAGCCGCTCGGCGATATGGCCGGGTCGAACGTCGGCGACAAGTACGTCTCCTCCATCTGGAAGAAGATGAACGTGGACGGAAAGCGCCTCGCCCTCCCGCTCGACACGCACCCGGCCGGCTACTGGTACAACAAGGACATCTTCGAGCAGGCCGGTCTCGACCCGGAGAAACCGCCGGAGTCGGCCGAGGAGTTCGAGCGCGCCTGCAACGCCATCGTCGAGAAGACGGGCAAGCTGGCGTTCAGCCCGGCACCGTACGGCATGACCGAACTGCTGCGCGACTACTTCCTCCGCCTCCGCCAACTCGACGGCCGGCTGCTGACGGAGGACGGAAAGAAGGCGGCGTTCGACAGCCAGAAGGGCGTCGAGGTGGCCGAGTACCTCGCGAAGGTCAGCGGGACGTGGAACTGGGACAAGGCGTCGATCGGTAACAACCGCGGGACGAAGGCGTTCCGCGCCGGCGACCTCGCGATCCTCCAGAACGGGACGTGGTACTACAGCGTCGCCGAGCAGCAGGACTTCGACTACGGCATGTTCCGGCCGTTCGTCCAGCCCGGGAAGGTGCAGAACGCGACGTGGGCCAACAGCCACACGCTCGCGATCCCGCGGAACCCGAAGCGGAGCGACGCGGCCTCCGAGGCCGCCGTCACCGCGGCCAAGTGGCTCACCCAGGAGGGCGGCCTGACGTGGGGCACCGTCGCGGGACACCTGCCGGCGAGTCAGTCGGCGCTCGAAGCCGACGAACTCCGCAACGCGACGGTCTGGAAGAAGTCGCTGAAGACGTTCTACGAGATCGCGAAGGCCGACGAGATCGCGTACGTACCGCGAAACGAGAAGGTCACGGAGTACAAGGAGCCGATCATGAAGAACCTCTCGCAGATCTACACGCAGAAGGTCCCGCCGAAGCAGGGTATCTCGCAGGCCGCCAAACGGGTCGACCAGATCCTCTCGTCGTGA
- a CDS encoding ABC transporter ATP-binding protein, with amino-acid sequence MSSVSFNGVRKEYDGSIVAVDGFSMDIEDGEFVSIVGPSGSGKSTLLRMLAGLEDITDGEISISDRVVNDVPPQKRGIAMVFQNYALYPHMTVRKNMSYGLKLTTDLPDDEIESRVEEAAEMMGIEELLDQRPGNLSGGQQQRVATGRAIVRDPEAFLMDEPLSNLDAKLKVHMRTELQRIQEDLNTTTIYVTHDQEEAMTMSDRIVVLAAGALQQVGTPDEVYHQPVNRFVAEFIGSPSMNFFDVTLRDATLVGPSFEYALSEEFVDRVDATDGDALILGVRPEHIHLGDEAAGDSIRATVDVVEPVGSDNYVYVTVGEDECILRTPSGVRPSVGSVVDVSFDESSLHLFDAETDRSVLTRRTDYLPASD; translated from the coding sequence ATGAGTAGCGTGAGCTTCAACGGAGTGCGGAAAGAGTACGACGGGTCCATCGTGGCGGTGGACGGGTTCAGCATGGACATCGAGGACGGGGAGTTCGTCTCCATCGTCGGGCCCTCGGGGTCCGGCAAGTCGACCCTCCTCCGGATGCTCGCCGGACTCGAGGACATCACGGACGGGGAGATCAGCATCAGCGACCGCGTCGTGAACGACGTCCCCCCGCAGAAACGGGGTATCGCGATGGTGTTCCAGAACTACGCGCTCTACCCCCACATGACGGTTCGGAAGAACATGTCGTACGGTCTCAAACTCACGACGGACCTCCCCGACGACGAGATCGAGTCTCGCGTCGAGGAGGCCGCCGAGATGATGGGCATCGAGGAACTGCTCGACCAGCGGCCGGGGAACCTCTCGGGCGGGCAGCAGCAGCGCGTCGCGACCGGCCGCGCGATCGTCCGCGACCCGGAGGCGTTCCTGATGGACGAACCGCTCAGCAACCTCGACGCGAAGCTGAAGGTCCACATGCGGACCGAACTCCAGCGGATCCAGGAAGACCTGAACACGACGACCATCTACGTCACCCACGACCAGGAGGAGGCGATGACGATGTCCGATCGGATCGTCGTCCTCGCCGCCGGCGCGCTCCAGCAGGTCGGGACCCCGGACGAGGTGTATCACCAGCCGGTCAACAGGTTCGTCGCCGAGTTCATCGGGAGCCCCTCGATGAACTTCTTCGACGTCACGCTCCGCGACGCCACCCTCGTCGGGCCGTCGTTCGAGTACGCGCTCTCGGAGGAGTTCGTCGACCGCGTCGACGCGACCGACGGCGACGCGCTGATCCTGGGCGTCCGTCCCGAACACATCCACCTCGGCGACGAGGCGGCCGGCGACAGCATCCGGGCGACCGTCGACGTCGTCGAACCGGTCGGGAGCGACAACTACGTGTACGTCACCGTCGGCGAGGACGAGTGCATCCTCCGAACGCCGAGCGGAGTACGACCCTCGGTCGGTAGCGTCGTCGACGTCTCGTTCGACGAGTCGAGCCTCCACCTCTTCGACGCCGAGACCGACCGGAGCGTGCTCACGCGCCGGACGGACTACCTTCCCGCCTCCGACTGA
- a CDS encoding IclR family transcriptional regulator, translating to MTTDDAHVIQTVVKAFRIVEALRTLERAGVTELATRLGYSKSSVYKHLDTLYRVGYVNKADSKYSLSLRFFDLGNEVRRRQTLFEIAKPYVDNLARTTGESVALAVPERDEVVNVYCAHGGGSKALEEGERRPMVESTAGKAILAFSSPLGTDTLCADISVEIDDELRTELGRVRDQRLAIDRSSTEQGVNAVAVPIRNADDRALGAICVCGSAASLSGKRLEEDIAGLLVSSSKGVEVELLKR from the coding sequence GTGACTACAGATGACGCGCACGTGATCCAGACCGTGGTGAAGGCGTTTCGGATCGTGGAGGCGCTGAGAACGCTCGAACGAGCCGGAGTGACGGAACTCGCGACGCGTCTGGGCTACTCGAAGAGTTCCGTCTACAAACACCTCGACACGCTCTACCGGGTCGGCTACGTGAACAAGGCGGACTCGAAGTACTCCCTCAGCCTCAGATTTTTCGATCTGGGAAACGAAGTCCGTCGGCGGCAGACGCTGTTCGAGATCGCGAAACCGTACGTGGACAACCTGGCTCGCACGACCGGCGAATCGGTGGCGCTCGCGGTCCCGGAGCGCGACGAGGTCGTGAACGTCTACTGCGCTCACGGAGGGGGATCGAAGGCGCTGGAGGAAGGCGAACGAAGGCCCATGGTCGAATCGACGGCGGGGAAGGCGATCCTCGCCTTCAGCTCACCGCTCGGCACGGACACGCTCTGTGCCGACATCTCGGTGGAGATCGACGACGAACTGCGGACGGAACTCGGTAGGGTTCGCGATCAACGGCTCGCGATCGATCGGAGTAGCACCGAACAGGGCGTCAACGCGGTCGCGGTCCCGATCCGGAACGCCGACGACCGCGCCCTGGGGGCGATCTGCGTCTGCGGATCCGCGGCTAGCCTGTCGGGGAAGCGCCTCGAGGAAGACATCGCCGGTCTCCTGGTGAGTTCGAGCAAGGGAGTAGAGGTCGAACTGCTGAAACGGTGA
- a CDS encoding IclR family transcriptional regulator, with protein sequence MNEAKNPVKSVGTTIRIVHALRELDGAGVTEVADHLGLTKGTVHNHLATLEEHECVVRDGDVYRLGLLFFEVGEYVRSRKKIYEIGVPEIDRLAAETGEIANILVEEHGHGVYLHRAKGSQALTLDTGIGSRVNLHSTALGKAILAFLPEERVESIVDVQGLPASTAHTITDRDDLREELATIRERGYAYDMEERAEGIRCVAAPVTTNGGVAYGAVSIAGPTSRMKGERLESDVPELVERAANVISINLKYS encoded by the coding sequence ATGAACGAAGCGAAAAACCCGGTGAAGTCGGTGGGGACGACGATTCGGATCGTCCACGCGCTACGCGAGTTAGACGGGGCCGGGGTGACCGAGGTGGCGGACCACCTCGGGCTGACGAAGGGGACGGTGCACAACCACCTCGCGACGCTCGAGGAGCACGAGTGCGTCGTCCGCGACGGGGACGTCTACCGCCTCGGGTTACTCTTCTTCGAGGTCGGGGAGTACGTGCGGAGTCGGAAGAAGATCTACGAGATCGGCGTGCCGGAGATCGACCGCCTGGCCGCAGAGACCGGCGAGATCGCCAACATCCTCGTCGAGGAGCACGGCCACGGCGTCTACCTCCACCGCGCGAAGGGGTCGCAGGCGCTGACGCTCGACACGGGCATCGGCTCGCGGGTGAACTTACACAGCACCGCGCTCGGGAAGGCGATCCTGGCGTTCCTCCCCGAGGAGCGCGTCGAGTCGATCGTCGACGTGCAGGGACTCCCGGCGTCCACGGCGCACACGATCACCGACCGCGACGACCTCCGCGAGGAACTCGCGACGATCCGGGAGCGGGGCTACGCCTACGACATGGAGGAGCGCGCGGAGGGGATCCGGTGCGTCGCCGCCCCCGTGACCACGAACGGCGGCGTGGCGTACGGCGCGGTCAGCATCGCGGGCCCCACGAGCAGGATGAAGGGCGAACGACTCGAATCGGACGTCCCCGAACTCGTCGAACGCGCGGCCAACGTCATCAGCATCAACCTGAAGTACTCCTGA
- a CDS encoding SDR family oxidoreductase, whose translation MDLEITGNTALVTASSSGLGKASAKALAREGANVVVNGRDEDRLAEAVGDVEAVATGEVVGHPGDLTREEDVSALVERTVDEFGGIDHLVTSAGGPPSGPFLETDEDDWYDAFDLLVMSVVRLVHESADYLRADGGGTVVTITSRSVKEAIDSLVLSNSVRMSVVGLEKTLSTELAPDVRANAVLPGPHETARIRELVEQSVDRGEYGSYEEGLEARGSGNPMGRIGDPMELGDLVAFLSSERSSYVNGVAIPVDGGAGSSNL comes from the coding sequence ATGGATCTAGAGATAACGGGAAATACCGCTCTGGTCACGGCATCGAGCAGCGGCCTCGGGAAAGCCTCGGCGAAGGCGCTCGCCCGCGAGGGTGCGAACGTCGTCGTGAACGGTCGCGACGAGGACCGACTCGCCGAGGCCGTCGGCGACGTCGAGGCGGTCGCGACCGGCGAGGTCGTCGGCCACCCCGGCGACCTCACCAGGGAGGAGGACGTCAGCGCGCTCGTCGAGCGGACGGTCGACGAGTTCGGGGGGATCGACCACCTGGTGACGAGCGCCGGGGGACCGCCGAGCGGGCCGTTCCTCGAGACTGACGAGGACGACTGGTACGACGCGTTCGACCTCCTCGTGATGAGCGTCGTGCGACTCGTCCACGAATCGGCGGACTACCTCCGGGCCGACGGCGGCGGTACCGTCGTCACCATCACCTCGCGCAGCGTGAAGGAGGCGATCGACTCGCTAGTGTTGTCCAACTCGGTCAGGATGAGCGTCGTCGGACTGGAGAAGACCCTCTCTACGGAACTCGCGCCCGACGTGCGCGCGAACGCCGTCCTGCCGGGGCCGCACGAGACCGCGCGGATCCGCGAACTGGTCGAGCAGTCGGTCGACCGGGGCGAGTACGGCTCCTACGAGGAGGGACTGGAGGCCCGCGGGTCCGGAAACCCGATGGGACGGATCGGCGACCCGATGGAACTCGGCGACCTCGTCGCCTTCCTCAGCTCCGAGCGATCCAGCTACGTCAACGGCGTCGCGATCCCCGTCGACGGCGGTGCGGGCAGTTCCAACCTCTAG
- a CDS encoding fumarylacetoacetate hydrolase family protein, whose amino-acid sequence MPHLARTTDGTALLGDGDRFVPLAAAEPSLSSVSDALPRAAAGTLPEWKGAPAKARPASSFSFATPLETPGKLWGIGLNYADHAADLREDWPEEPASFMKPATAATGPEGPITLPPRELSDRVTAEAELGVVIGRTCSDVGREEAEDVVAGYVPVIDMTAEDILERNPRFLTRSKSFDSFIVIGPWIATTDEVESLDDVTVQTIVDDEVVAENEVRNMMTPPRDLVSFHSRVMTLSPGDVISTGTPGAYPITPGDRVTARVEGVGEVSADVVR is encoded by the coding sequence ATGCCGCACCTCGCACGGACGACCGACGGGACCGCACTGCTCGGCGACGGCGATCGGTTCGTTCCGCTGGCCGCCGCGGAGCCGTCGCTCTCCAGCGTGAGCGACGCCCTCCCCCGGGCGGCGGCGGGGACGCTCCCCGAGTGGAAAGGCGCGCCGGCGAAGGCGCGGCCGGCGTCGTCGTTCTCGTTCGCGACGCCCCTCGAGACCCCCGGGAAGCTCTGGGGCATCGGCCTGAACTACGCCGATCACGCGGCGGACCTCCGGGAGGACTGGCCCGAGGAGCCGGCCAGCTTCATGAAGCCCGCGACGGCGGCGACGGGACCGGAGGGACCGATCACCCTCCCTCCCCGGGAACTCTCCGATCGGGTGACCGCCGAGGCGGAACTCGGCGTGGTCATCGGTCGCACCTGCTCCGACGTCGGCCGGGAGGAGGCCGAGGACGTCGTCGCGGGGTACGTCCCGGTGATCGACATGACGGCGGAGGACATCCTCGAGCGGAACCCGCGCTTTCTGACCCGCTCGAAGAGCTTCGACTCCTTCATCGTCATCGGGCCGTGGATCGCGACGACCGACGAGGTCGAGTCGCTCGACGACGTGACGGTGCAGACGATCGTCGACGACGAGGTCGTCGCGGAGAACGAGGTCCGGAACATGATGACGCCGCCGCGCGACCTCGTCTCGTTCCACTCGCGGGTGATGACGCTCTCGCCGGGCGACGTCATCTCGACCGGGACGCCCGGCGCGTACCCGATCACCCCCGGAGACCGGGTGACCGCGCGGGTCGAGGGGGTCGGCGAGGTCTCGGCGGACGTCGTTCGGTGA
- a CDS encoding mandelate racemase/muconate lactonizing enzyme family protein: MEITEVESFAVSIPLKEPVAFATRVVEERDHAIVYVRTDDGTEGLGYTLGYGGADVIAQAVESVLEPMLVGEDPRDTERLWREMFDGTVQIGRKGVMVRAISCIDIALWDIKAKAAGQPLYKYLGAYTDELPAYASGGYYREGKGLEGLREEMRTYVDRGHDVVKMKVGRKSLEEEVERVRVAREAIGPERTLLLDANGKWKNKQEAVRACRRFAAYDPYFIEEPVMPDSVDLMREVNESLDYAVAAGELEFSRYGFAHLLREGAVEIVQPDVTVVGGVTEWMRVANTANSYDVPIAPHYNWDLHIQLLAAVENGLFIEFFYRDSDVKAFDDVLKHPIEPEDGVIRLPDRPGHGVELHDDRLDQFRI, encoded by the coding sequence ATGGAAATCACCGAAGTGGAAAGCTTTGCGGTCTCCATCCCGCTGAAGGAGCCGGTGGCGTTCGCGACGCGGGTCGTCGAGGAGCGCGACCACGCGATCGTGTACGTCCGCACCGACGACGGGACGGAGGGACTGGGGTACACCCTCGGGTACGGCGGCGCGGACGTCATCGCGCAGGCGGTCGAGTCGGTGCTCGAACCGATGCTCGTCGGGGAGGACCCACGCGACACCGAGCGCCTGTGGCGCGAGATGTTCGACGGCACCGTCCAGATCGGCCGGAAGGGCGTGATGGTGCGCGCCATCTCGTGCATCGACATCGCGCTCTGGGACATCAAGGCGAAGGCCGCGGGCCAGCCCCTCTACAAGTACCTCGGGGCGTACACCGACGAACTACCGGCGTACGCAAGCGGCGGGTACTACCGGGAGGGCAAGGGCCTGGAGGGCCTCCGCGAGGAGATGCGGACGTACGTCGACCGGGGTCACGACGTCGTGAAGATGAAGGTCGGCCGGAAGTCCCTCGAGGAGGAGGTCGAGCGGGTCCGCGTCGCCCGGGAGGCGATCGGTCCCGAGCGGACGCTCCTGCTCGACGCGAACGGCAAGTGGAAGAACAAACAAGAGGCGGTCCGCGCCTGCCGCCGGTTCGCGGCGTACGACCCCTACTTCATCGAGGAGCCGGTGATGCCCGACAGCGTCGACCTCATGCGCGAGGTCAACGAGTCGCTCGACTACGCCGTCGCGGCCGGCGAACTGGAGTTCTCGCGGTACGGCTTCGCCCACCTCCTCCGCGAGGGTGCCGTCGAGATCGTCCAGCCCGACGTGACCGTCGTCGGCGGCGTCACGGAGTGGATGCGCGTGGCGAACACGGCGAACTCCTACGACGTCCCCATCGCGCCGCACTACAACTGGGACCTCCACATCCAGCTGCTCGCGGCCGTCGAGAACGGCCTCTTCATCGAGTTCTTCTACCGCGACTCCGACGTGAAGGCGTTCGACGACGTCCTGAAGCACCCCATCGAACCCGAGGACGGCGTGATTCGACTCCCCGACCGGCCGGGCCACGGCGTGGAACTCCACGACGACAGGCTCGATCAGTTCCGCATCTGA
- a CDS encoding metal-dependent hydrolase translates to MHSEPTLTYYGLSSFEIEFDGTRLLVDPWIEEPDWSSLTVEDFEDVDYVFVTHGAYDHVGDTRAIASRSGATVITEPALADHLRDEGVPPERVRSVIWGNTFEEAGIEIRVLETRHLSYFESGGDRLSGMPLGFYFGFPERSLYYAGDTSLFGDLRLFAERYEPDTVLLPVGGAPGDLAPLPPDDAAVAASWLDVETIVPVHYVPGSGEVEAFEAELDGRVDRSRRPEIRPLDVGERYVL, encoded by the coding sequence ATGCACTCGGAACCGACGCTCACCTACTACGGGCTCTCGTCGTTCGAGATCGAATTCGACGGGACCCGACTACTGGTCGACCCGTGGATCGAGGAGCCGGACTGGTCGTCGCTCACGGTCGAGGACTTCGAGGACGTGGACTACGTCTTCGTGACCCACGGGGCGTACGACCACGTCGGCGACACGCGCGCCATCGCGTCCCGGTCAGGCGCGACCGTGATCACCGAACCGGCCCTCGCGGATCACCTCCGCGACGAAGGGGTGCCGCCGGAGCGGGTTCGGAGCGTGATCTGGGGCAACACCTTCGAGGAGGCCGGGATCGAGATCAGGGTCCTCGAGACGCGGCACCTCTCGTACTTCGAGTCCGGCGGCGACCGGCTGTCGGGGATGCCCCTCGGCTTCTACTTCGGCTTCCCCGAGCGGAGCCTCTACTACGCCGGCGACACGTCGCTGTTCGGCGACCTCCGGCTGTTCGCCGAGCGATACGAACCGGACACGGTGCTGCTGCCCGTCGGCGGCGCGCCGGGCGATCTCGCCCCGCTCCCGCCGGACGACGCCGCCGTCGCCGCGTCGTGGCTGGACGTGGAGACGATCGTCCCCGTCCACTACGTCCCCGGCAGCGGCGAGGTGGAGGCCTTCGAGGCCGAACTCGACGGGCGAGTGGACCGGTCCCGACGGCCCGAGATCCGCCCGCTCGACGTCGGCGAGCGGTACGTCCTGTAA
- a CDS encoding NAD-dependent epimerase/dehydratase family protein: protein MDVLLTGAFGRVGTAIIDHLAPREEYDFTYLNRSDRPEYDTFVADVSDYEAIRPAFEGTDAVIHLAGYPETDGTWEQVLDNNLVGMENVLRAARDAAVETFVFGSTNHVVGMYEVDDAPAIYEPDFDLTVDHTAPHRPDSYYGSSKCFDEDHGRFYVENFEYPERFYALRICSVRHEEYDHPYGDAERGVDRGDWERGSDEYEEMVARMKAMWQSRRDLAHMVECCLRDDSVEFDVFYGVSDNDRRWFDIDHAREVIGYDPRDNGEEWDAPPEETRGTGGGGVSR, encoded by the coding sequence ATGGACGTCCTGTTGACTGGCGCGTTCGGTCGCGTCGGCACCGCCATCATCGACCACCTCGCGCCGCGCGAGGAGTACGACTTCACGTATCTCAACCGAAGCGACCGACCGGAGTACGACACGTTCGTCGCCGACGTGTCCGACTACGAGGCGATCCGTCCGGCCTTCGAGGGCACGGACGCCGTGATCCACCTCGCCGGGTACCCCGAGACCGACGGCACGTGGGAGCAGGTCCTCGACAACAACCTCGTCGGCATGGAGAACGTCCTCCGGGCGGCCCGCGACGCGGCCGTCGAGACGTTCGTCTTCGGCTCGACGAACCACGTCGTCGGGATGTACGAGGTCGACGACGCCCCGGCGATCTACGAACCGGACTTCGACCTGACCGTCGATCACACGGCCCCCCACCGGCCGGACTCGTACTACGGCTCCTCGAAGTGCTTCGACGAGGATCACGGGCGATTCTACGTCGAGAACTTCGAGTACCCCGAGCGGTTCTACGCGCTGCGCATCTGCAGCGTCCGCCACGAGGAGTACGACCACCCCTACGGCGACGCCGAGCGCGGCGTCGACCGCGGGGACTGGGAGCGCGGGAGCGACGAGTACGAGGAGATGGTCGCGCGGATGAAGGCGATGTGGCAGTCGCGGCGCGACCTGGCGCACATGGTCGAGTGCTGTCTCCGGGACGACTCCGTCGAGTTCGACGTCTTCTACGGGGTCAGCGACAACGACCGACGGTGGTTCGACATCGACCACGCCCGGGAGGTCATCGGATACGACCCGCGAGATAACGGCGAGGAGTGGGACGCCCCGCCCGAGGAGACGCGGGGGACCGGTGGAGGAGGTGTGAGCCGATGA
- a CDS encoding nucleoside hydrolase, with translation MTRKLLLDVDPGLDDALAVLMALGNDSVEVTGLTTVMGNTTIDNTTRNALALLEFVGRSDVPVARGAARPLADDLVMAEYVHGPGGVPEPVRDVLPEPTTRPVDAHAATFIVEQAHEYGEELTIAAVGPQTNVALALALEPELPDLIGGVHQMGGALKTTGNVTPQASFNFYVDAAAASRVVQEASPHVVGLDVTEPGYLPPELHDTFADGTEYGRMIFDVLDYKAQGPDGVVAEGGAIVSDSVVLAGMLDADVLTFEDAYVEIDTSGGPSNGATVYDEHGVYGEDPNCHAALNVDVDRCRDVIVSSLKSAAP, from the coding sequence ATGACGCGGAAGCTGCTCCTCGACGTGGACCCCGGACTCGACGACGCCCTGGCGGTCCTCATGGCGCTCGGGAACGACTCGGTCGAGGTCACCGGCCTGACGACGGTGATGGGCAACACGACGATCGACAACACCACGCGGAACGCGCTCGCGCTGCTCGAGTTCGTCGGGCGGAGCGACGTCCCCGTCGCCAGGGGTGCCGCGCGGCCGCTTGCGGACGACCTCGTGATGGCCGAGTACGTCCACGGCCCCGGCGGCGTGCCGGAGCCGGTGCGAGACGTGCTCCCCGAACCGACGACGCGACCCGTCGACGCGCACGCGGCGACGTTCATCGTCGAGCAGGCGCACGAGTACGGCGAAGAACTCACGATCGCCGCCGTCGGCCCCCAGACGAACGTCGCGCTCGCACTCGCGCTCGAACCGGAACTCCCCGATCTCATCGGGGGCGTCCACCAGATGGGCGGGGCGCTGAAGACGACGGGGAACGTGACGCCCCAGGCCTCGTTCAACTTCTACGTCGACGCCGCGGCCGCCAGCCGCGTCGTCCAGGAGGCGTCCCCGCACGTCGTCGGTCTCGACGTGACCGAACCGGGGTACCTCCCGCCGGAACTGCACGACACCTTCGCGGACGGCACCGAGTACGGGCGGATGATCTTCGACGTCCTCGACTACAAGGCGCAGGGACCGGACGGGGTCGTAGCGGAGGGCGGCGCCATCGTCAGCGACTCGGTCGTCCTCGCGGGGATGCTCGACGCGGACGTGCTGACCTTCGAGGACGCGTACGTCGAGATCGACACGAGCGGCGGGCCCTCGAACGGCGCGACCGTCTACGACGAACACGGCGTCTACGGCGAGGACCCGAACTGCCACGCCGCGCTGAACGTCGACGTCGATCGGTGCCGGGACGTGATCGTCTCCAGCCTGAAGAGCGCCGCTCCCTAG
- a CDS encoding universal stress protein has translation MDRILVVAEPSESGVALVEEAGRVAAETDAGVVVLAPVVEGEEDEWLDAIRETTDLADEREPSSPVGDLARRFADSLGSDVLAPLGVEYLAIGDHVETNRPSAEIMGVAENHACDYIYLLTHRRSPTGKAIFGDTVQSVILNFDGYVTVTTR, from the coding sequence ATGGACCGAATACTCGTCGTCGCTGAGCCGTCGGAGTCGGGCGTCGCGCTCGTGGAAGAGGCCGGCCGCGTCGCGGCGGAAACGGACGCCGGGGTCGTCGTCCTCGCTCCGGTCGTCGAAGGGGAGGAAGACGAGTGGCTCGACGCGATACGCGAGACGACGGACCTCGCGGACGAACGGGAGCCCTCCTCGCCCGTCGGGGACCTCGCGCGCCGGTTCGCCGACTCGCTCGGGAGTGACGTGCTGGCTCCGCTCGGCGTCGAGTACCTCGCGATCGGCGACCACGTAGAGACGAACAGACCGTCGGCGGAGATCATGGGCGTCGCGGAGAACCACGCCTGCGACTACATCTACCTCCTCACTCATCGCCGGTCGCCGACCGGGAAGGCGATCTTCGGCGACACCGTCCAGTCGGTCATCCTCAACTTCGACGGATACGTCACCGTCACGACGCGGTAG
- a CDS encoding ECF transporter S component, whose amino-acid sequence MSSTEAKTTAKRDVGFVERFRESVGEDFTITTWVLIPIGIGINAIGGFIASTLKLPLFLDNIGTMLIGILAGPWAAMLTGGFANVIQAMLGNPVQLAFLPVPVAIGFVTGVLARRGWFDSPKKVVVPALVLTVVATLIATPIVVLVFGGVTSSGTSLVTATLVATGRSLVESAASAQLMVEFVDKGGSAFVAYFIGRSVPTRYLPPQGQDIYS is encoded by the coding sequence ATGTCAAGCACTGAAGCCAAGACGACGGCCAAGAGAGACGTCGGTTTCGTCGAGCGGTTCCGGGAGAGCGTCGGCGAGGACTTCACGATCACGACGTGGGTCCTCATCCCGATCGGGATCGGCATCAACGCCATCGGCGGGTTCATCGCGAGCACGCTCAAGCTACCGCTGTTCCTGGACAACATCGGGACGATGCTCATCGGGATCCTCGCGGGCCCGTGGGCCGCGATGCTGACCGGGGGGTTCGCGAACGTCATCCAGGCGATGCTCGGCAACCCGGTGCAACTGGCGTTCCTCCCGGTTCCGGTGGCGATCGGGTTCGTCACGGGGGTCCTCGCGCGGCGCGGGTGGTTCGACAGCCCGAAGAAGGTCGTCGTGCCGGCGCTCGTGTTGACCGTCGTCGCGACGCTCATCGCGACGCCCATCGTCGTGCTCGTCTTCGGCGGCGTCACGAGTTCCGGCACCAGCCTCGTCACCGCGACGCTCGTCGCGACCGGCCGCAGCCTGGTCGAGAGCGCCGCCTCCGCGCAGTTGATGGTGGAGTTCGTTGACAAGGGCGGGTCGGCGTTCGTCGCCTACTTCATCGGGCGATCCGTCCCCACGCGCTACCTGCCGCCCCAGGGGCAAGATATTTATTCGTAG